One window of the Peptacetobacter hiranonis genome contains the following:
- a CDS encoding sirohydrochlorin cobaltochelatase, translating to MKKAILVVSFGTSYHDTREKTIHAVEDKIKAAFEGYDFFRAFTSNMIINKLKKRDGIEIDNPIQAMDRLYEMGYEEVVIQTLHIICGHEYVKLKNQITEYKDKFKSIKFGRPLLFGIEDYKETVEAVKEVTDEMDSTVVLMGHGTDHESHSAYPAIEYYFRDMGADVYVGTVEGYPEIDSVVKRLKERDVKKVHLMPLMLVAGDHAQNDMAGDEEDSWKTVIESEGIETEVHLKGLGEIEKIQQKFVQHALEAEEV from the coding sequence ATGAAAAAAGCGATACTTGTTGTAAGTTTTGGTACTAGCTACCACGATACTAGAGAAAAAACTATACATGCAGTTGAGGATAAGATAAAAGCTGCTTTTGAAGGATATGATTTCTTTAGAGCTTTTACATCTAATATGATAATAAATAAATTGAAAAAAAGAGATGGAATAGAGATAGACAATCCAATTCAGGCTATGGATAGACTTTATGAAATGGGATACGAAGAAGTAGTTATTCAAACATTACACATAATATGTGGACACGAATATGTGAAATTAAAAAATCAGATAACTGAGTACAAGGATAAATTTAAGAGCATAAAATTTGGTAGACCGCTTCTTTTTGGAATAGAGGACTACAAAGAAACTGTTGAAGCTGTAAAAGAAGTAACAGATGAAATGGACTCAACTGTTGTTCTTATGGGACATGGTACTGACCATGAAAGCCACAGTGCATACCCTGCAATAGAGTACTATTTTAGAGATATGGGTGCAGATGTTTATGTTGGTACTGTTGAAGGTTATCCAGAAATAGACAGTGTAGTGAAAAGATTAAAAGAAAGAGATGTTAAAAAAGTACACCTTATGCCACTTATGCTTGTTGCTGGAGACCATGCACAGAATGATATGGCAGGAGATGAAGAGGACTCTTGGAAAACTGTAATAGAGTCTGAAGGAATAGAAACAGAAGTTCATTTAAAAGGACTTGGAGAGATAGAAAAAATTCAGCAGAAATTTGTACAGCACGCATTAGAAGCTGAAGAGGTTTAG
- a CDS encoding cobalt-factor II C(20)-methyltransferase, translating to MAKFYGIGTGPGDSSLLTIKAVETLKKIDILFTPEPKKGGESLALSIVKDYLPEDLEIRQRHFPMNFNGEEKIKAWEEIALEIEDEININGKDVGFVTLGDPMIYSTYVYIMERLSEDVEVVTIPGISSFSNIASSNNFPLVMDTDALVVTPCTIEEEKLDFILQNYNCIVLMKVYKNFKEVIAKLEEYGLIDNAILVSNSSQEREVVYKDLREAGLEDKISYFSTILVNKSYKNK from the coding sequence ATGGCAAAATTTTACGGAATAGGTACAGGGCCTGGAGATAGCTCGTTACTTACGATAAAAGCAGTGGAAACTTTAAAAAAGATAGATATATTATTTACTCCAGAGCCTAAAAAGGGTGGAGAAAGTTTAGCTTTGTCGATAGTTAAGGACTATTTACCAGAGGATTTAGAGATAAGACAGAGACATTTCCCGATGAATTTTAACGGAGAAGAGAAAATAAAAGCTTGGGAAGAAATAGCTCTAGAGATAGAAGATGAGATAAATATAAATGGAAAAGATGTAGGATTTGTAACTCTTGGAGATCCAATGATTTACAGTACTTATGTTTATATAATGGAAAGACTTAGCGAGGATGTGGAAGTGGTTACAATACCTGGAATTTCTTCGTTTTCTAATATAGCATCTTCTAATAATTTCCCTCTAGTTATGGATACGGATGCACTTGTTGTAACTCCATGCACAATAGAAGAGGAAAAGTTAGACTTTATACTTCAAAACTACAACTGTATAGTTTTGATGAAGGTTTATAAGAATTTTAAGGAAGTAATAGCTAAGTTAGAAGAGTATGGATTAATTGACAATGCAATACTTGTCAGCAATTCATCTCAGGAGAGAGAAGTTGTATATAAGGATTTAAGAGAGGCTGGACTTGAGGATAAGATTTCATATTTCTCAACAATTCTAGTAAACAAAAGCTATAAAAATAAATAG
- the hemC gene encoding hydroxymethylbilane synthase → MKIRVGTRGSNLALIQTNWAIDRLKEKFPEVEFEVKIIKTKGDKILHLSLDKIGDKGLFVKEIESQLLEGEIDLAVHSMKDMPAEVVEGLKFAAVPKREDPRDVIILREGLNSFDELPIGATIGTGSKRRKYQLLRKRPDLNIVPIRGNIETRISKIESENLDGIVLAASGVIRADLEEKITEFLPVDLMIPAPAQGALALEIRENDEELEKMIDAIKDEISQIQTDAERSYLAGIDGSCHIPMGAYCEVDGEKLTLTGIFGDEDGEKITVASLEGDRDNPKELGSNLAKLVLKKHREE, encoded by the coding sequence ATGAAGATACGAGTAGGAACTAGGGGAAGTAATTTAGCGCTTATACAGACAAATTGGGCGATTGATAGATTAAAAGAAAAATTCCCTGAGGTTGAGTTTGAAGTTAAGATAATAAAAACAAAGGGAGATAAAATCCTACATTTATCACTAGATAAGATAGGGGATAAGGGACTTTTTGTTAAGGAGATAGAAAGTCAGCTACTAGAAGGTGAGATAGATTTAGCTGTTCACAGTATGAAAGATATGCCAGCTGAGGTGGTTGAAGGTTTAAAATTTGCAGCAGTTCCAAAGAGAGAAGACCCTAGAGATGTAATTATACTTAGAGAAGGGTTAAATAGTTTTGATGAACTTCCAATAGGAGCTACTATAGGAACTGGGAGCAAGAGAAGAAAATATCAGCTTCTGAGAAAAAGACCAGATTTAAATATTGTTCCAATAAGAGGAAACATAGAAACTAGAATATCTAAAATCGAATCTGAAAATTTAGATGGGATAGTTTTAGCTGCATCTGGTGTAATTAGAGCAGATTTAGAGGAAAAGATAACAGAATTTCTTCCTGTAGATTTAATGATACCAGCACCAGCACAGGGAGCTCTTGCCTTAGAAATAAGGGAAAATGATGAAGAGCTTGAAAAGATGATAGATGCTATAAAGGACGAGATTTCTCAGATTCAGACTGATGCAGAGAGAAGTTATCTTGCTGGAATAGACGGAAGCTGTCATATTCCAATGGGTGCATACTGTGAAGTAGACGGAGAAAAATTGACTCTTACTGGAATTTTTGGAGATGAGGACGGAGAAAAGATAACTGTTGCATCTCTTGAAGGGGATAGAGATAATCCAAAAGAGCTTGGAAGCAATTTGGCTAAGCTTGTTTTGAAAAAGCATAGAGAAGAATAA
- the cobA gene encoding uroporphyrinogen-III C-methyltransferase, translating to MKGKVYLVGAGPGDTKLMTLKGLECIKKSDVIIYDRLANDKFLKEAKEDCEFIYVGKKSSNHILPQDMINEVIAQKALEGKIVTRLKGGDPYVFGRGGEEAEVLYDEGIDFEIVPGITSAIGGLCYAGIPITHRDYASSFHVITGHLREDEDKEINWNALANCKGTLVFLMGIGNLKHISDRLIEEGRDPKTPVAFVSWATRYNQRTVVTDLENAYEVAQEKKVKAPSLIVVGDVVKVRDKLNFFENRDLFGKKVVVTRARKQSSDLSEKINSLGGKAVELPVIKIEKNDDTELRKEIENLRDYTHIVFTSRNGVELFFETLDDMGLDSRVFFGVKVCSIGAGTSEELMKRGIKADIVPERFVAESLFEEMKKTVKSSDRILIPRSENAREFLADKLKEICEVTEVFSYKTVIDEKSREIAEDVLKSDVDYVTFTSSSTVKNLVEIAGENYKELLEGKKLVSIGPVTSRTIEEFGLEVYKEAEVSTIQGVMDVLVNDK from the coding sequence ATGAAAGGAAAGGTATATCTTGTAGGTGCGGGGCCTGGAGATACAAAACTTATGACTTTAAAAGGTCTTGAGTGTATCAAAAAGTCCGACGTAATAATATACGATAGACTTGCAAATGATAAATTTTTAAAAGAGGCCAAAGAAGATTGCGAGTTTATTTATGTTGGGAAGAAGTCGAGCAATCACATTCTTCCACAGGATATGATAAATGAAGTAATCGCTCAAAAGGCACTTGAAGGAAAGATCGTAACTAGATTAAAGGGTGGAGACCCTTATGTTTTTGGTAGAGGTGGAGAAGAAGCCGAGGTACTTTACGATGAGGGGATAGACTTTGAAATTGTACCGGGGATAACTTCTGCAATAGGTGGACTTTGTTATGCAGGAATACCTATAACTCATAGAGATTATGCGTCTTCGTTCCATGTAATTACAGGACATCTAAGAGAAGACGAGGATAAGGAAATTAACTGGAATGCACTTGCTAACTGCAAGGGAACACTAGTATTTTTAATGGGTATAGGAAATCTTAAACATATAAGCGATAGACTTATAGAAGAAGGCAGAGATCCTAAAACACCTGTTGCTTTTGTAAGCTGGGCCACTAGATACAATCAGAGAACAGTTGTTACAGATTTAGAAAATGCGTATGAAGTTGCACAGGAGAAAAAGGTAAAAGCTCCATCGTTAATCGTTGTTGGAGATGTTGTAAAGGTTAGAGATAAGCTGAATTTCTTTGAAAATAGAGATTTATTTGGCAAGAAAGTGGTTGTGACTAGAGCTAGAAAACAGAGCAGCGACCTTTCTGAAAAAATAAACTCTCTTGGAGGAAAGGCAGTAGAGCTTCCAGTTATCAAAATTGAGAAAAATGACGATACAGAGCTTAGAAAAGAGATAGAGAATTTAAGAGATTATACACATATTGTATTTACAAGTAGAAATGGTGTTGAACTATTCTTTGAAACTTTAGACGATATGGGACTTGATTCAAGAGTATTCTTTGGAGTGAAAGTCTGTTCAATAGGAGCAGGTACTTCTGAGGAACTTATGAAGAGAGGTATAAAAGCTGATATAGTGCCTGAAAGATTTGTGGCAGAGTCGCTGTTTGAAGAGATGAAAAAGACTGTGAAAAGCAGCGATAGAATTTTAATTCCTAGATCTGAAAATGCTAGAGAGTTTTTAGCAGATAAGTTGAAGGAAATATGTGAGGTAACAGAGGTATTTAGCTATAAGACTGTTATAGATGAGAAGAGTAGAGAGATTGCAGAGGATGTACTGAAATCTGATGTGGATTATGTTACGTTTACAAGTAGCTCTACTGTTAAGAATCTTGTTGAGATTGCTGGAGAGAATTATAAGGAGTTGCTTGAAGGCAAGAAGCTTGTGTCTATTGGTCCTGTGACTAGTAGGACGATAGAGGAGTTTGGGCTTGAGGTATATAAAGAGGCTGAAGTAAGTACGATTCAGGGAGTTATGGACGTGCTTGTAAATGATAAATAA
- a CDS encoding sigma-70 family RNA polymerase sigma factor yields MINSKKSKFYNKVVSYDEILSLISLAQKGDLKSKNKLIKLNIGLVKKAVSKFSFSSLDNDDLYQLGCIGLVKAIERFDPNLGNMFSSYAVPLIEGEIKRFLRDDGIIKISRELKTIGWKAKKYKTQYFKKTGKEASLQALSKELNIPIEKIQSALIALSPVEYFNIYESDSEYTQLDLSNNIIMEDSIPYTELIELNEIIDELPDLEKKVMKLRYFEDFTQAKTGEILGISQVQVSRIERKALMLLKKEYTN; encoded by the coding sequence ATGATAAATTCTAAGAAAAGCAAATTCTATAATAAAGTTGTCAGCTACGATGAGATTCTATCTTTAATCTCACTAGCTCAAAAAGGAGATTTAAAATCTAAAAACAAACTGATAAAACTAAACATAGGTCTAGTAAAAAAGGCTGTATCTAAATTTTCTTTCAGCAGCTTAGATAATGATGACCTATACCAGCTTGGCTGTATAGGACTAGTAAAAGCTATTGAAAGGTTTGATCCTAATCTAGGAAATATGTTCTCTAGCTATGCAGTTCCACTAATTGAGGGCGAAATAAAAAGATTTTTGAGGGATGATGGAATAATCAAAATATCTAGAGAACTAAAGACCATAGGTTGGAAAGCAAAAAAATACAAAACACAATACTTCAAAAAAACAGGCAAAGAAGCCAGTCTACAAGCTCTATCCAAAGAGCTAAACATACCAATAGAAAAAATACAATCAGCTCTAATAGCACTATCACCTGTTGAATACTTCAACATATACGAATCTGATAGCGAATACACACAGTTAGATCTATCTAACAACATAATCATGGAAGACAGCATTCCATACACAGAACTAATAGAGCTCAATGAGATAATAGACGAACTACCAGACCTAGAAAAAAAGGTCATGAAACTGAGATACTTTGAAGACTTCACCCAAGCAAAAACAGGTGAAATCCTGGGTATATCTCAAGTACAAGTATCTAGAATAGAAAGAAAAGCTCTAATGCTTCTAAAAAAAGAATACACAAACTAA
- a CDS encoding GspE/PulE family protein yields MTLKVGIPKKISIKYNAYLLDETDSTITIETSEESLELIQDIRLATGKEPIIVKGDEEEIKRKISVRYDSRMENNDDRAQKLFKNMTEFAIEQNISDIHIEPFEEEFRIRMRRDGKLELYENISMAFYPEVVSFIKLKSGMDIAEKRLPQDGRLEILDKDNSVDVRVSSIPTVNGEKIVMRILNKKIFIENISKPDFTEDEMKLVSEIISKKSGIILICGPTGSGKTTTVYSIIKKLMDLERNITTIENPIEYKIKGINQIQVNEKIGLTFEKGLRSILRQDPDIIMIGEIRDTETAEIAVRAAITGHLVISTIHTEDAVSTIIRLNDMGVKAYLIKSSLIGVISQRLVRKKCGHCKNIPGLVEKCGFCDGRGYIGRTAIHEIMEINEDIKETIRDNFDKSRIKDVANKTGMISFEDSIKELLENGVLDEREVRNLV; encoded by the coding sequence ATGACATTGAAAGTTGGTATACCTAAAAAAATATCAATAAAATACAATGCATATTTATTGGATGAAACAGATTCTACAATAACAATAGAAACATCCGAGGAAAGCCTGGAACTCATACAAGATATACGTTTGGCTACTGGTAAAGAACCGATTATAGTAAAAGGTGATGAGGAAGAAATCAAAAGGAAAATAAGTGTAAGGTATGATTCTAGAATGGAAAATAATGATGATAGGGCTCAAAAGTTATTTAAGAATATGACAGAATTTGCAATAGAGCAAAACATAAGTGATATACATATAGAACCTTTTGAAGAAGAATTCAGAATTAGGATGAGAAGAGATGGAAAGCTAGAGCTTTATGAAAATATATCAATGGCTTTTTATCCTGAAGTAGTATCTTTTATTAAATTAAAATCAGGAATGGACATAGCAGAAAAGAGATTACCACAGGATGGAAGGCTGGAAATATTGGATAAAGATAATAGTGTAGACGTAAGAGTTTCATCTATACCGACTGTAAACGGTGAAAAAATAGTTATGAGGATTTTAAATAAGAAAATATTTATAGAAAATATCTCAAAACCAGACTTTACTGAAGATGAAATGAAACTTGTATCAGAGATTATATCTAAGAAATCGGGAATAATACTCATATGTGGACCCACAGGAAGTGGAAAAACAACAACAGTATATTCAATTATTAAAAAACTTATGGACTTAGAGAGAAATATCACTACAATTGAAAACCCAATCGAATATAAGATAAAAGGTATAAATCAGATTCAAGTAAATGAGAAAATAGGATTAACCTTTGAAAAAGGGCTTAGATCAATACTTAGACAAGATCCAGATATAATAATGATAGGAGAAATAAGGGATACAGAAACAGCTGAAATAGCTGTCAGAGCTGCTATAACAGGACATTTAGTTATAAGTACAATTCATACAGAGGATGCGGTGTCTACAATAATAAGATTAAATGATATGGGAGTAAAAGCGTATCTTATAAAATCATCTTTAATAGGTGTTATTTCTCAAAGATTAGTTAGAAAAAAATGCGGTCATTGTAAAAATATACCTGGACTTGTTGAAAAATGTGGATTCTGTGATGGAAGAGGATATATTGGTAGAACAGCTATACATGAAATTATGGAAATAAATGAAGATATAAAAGAAACTATAAGAGACAACTTTGATAAATCTAGAATAAAAGATGTAGCAAATAAGACGGGCATGATTAGCTTTGAAGATAGTATAAAAGAACTTTTAGAAAATGGTGTATTAGATGAGAGAGAAGTACGGAACTTGGTTTAA
- a CDS encoding type II secretion system F family protein yields MREKYGTWFKKIRFKEIDNLDLSTFSKLKKEKKIKSKDLRIICSQISILLDSGTGIDKILEVISEQQKKKFRDNLLLTVRNIKKGYSIENSFRSSDLFSEFFCNMIKCGENSGKLSSVLKDMSNYYERDYRIKSKLKSIMIYPAILLIMMFVALIFIMYAVIPNFALVFESNNIEPPFFSYLVITVMMFLKEYMSILIPMFTIIISLLYISIKNSEDYIEKLDRLKSTFPILKKYYLMSMTAAFSRNMYIMLKSGIPLVEAIDIASDITGNVYIQRKLEISIRYINKGNSISKSIELSSIFPDMFVSMIKNGEESGNIERSFQYINDFFENELDIMTDRIVRLVEPIITIIMGIVIGALIIAIVMPMFDAITAI; encoded by the coding sequence ATGAGAGAGAAGTACGGAACTTGGTTTAAAAAAATTAGATTTAAGGAAATAGATAATTTGGATTTATCTACATTTAGTAAATTAAAAAAAGAAAAGAAAATAAAAAGTAAAGATCTTAGGATAATATGTAGTCAAATATCAATACTTTTAGATTCTGGTACAGGTATAGATAAAATACTTGAAGTAATATCAGAACAGCAAAAGAAAAAATTTAGAGATAACCTTTTGTTGACTGTAAGGAATATAAAAAAGGGATATTCAATAGAAAATTCTTTTAGAAGTAGCGATTTATTTAGTGAATTCTTTTGCAATATGATAAAATGTGGAGAAAATTCAGGGAAACTAAGTAGTGTACTAAAAGATATGTCCAACTATTATGAAAGAGATTATAGGATTAAATCAAAATTAAAGTCAATAATGATATACCCAGCAATACTATTAATTATGATGTTTGTTGCGCTTATTTTTATAATGTATGCAGTTATACCAAATTTTGCATTGGTATTTGAAAGTAACAATATAGAGCCACCATTTTTTAGTTATTTAGTTATAACAGTAATGATGTTTTTAAAAGAATATATGAGTATTCTAATTCCTATGTTTACTATAATAATTAGTCTATTATATATATCTATAAAAAACAGCGAAGATTATATAGAAAAGTTAGATAGATTAAAAAGTACTTTTCCTATATTGAAAAAGTATTACTTAATGTCTATGACAGCAGCTTTTTCGAGAAATATGTATATTATGCTAAAAAGTGGAATACCTCTTGTAGAGGCAATAGATATAGCATCTGATATAACAGGAAATGTATATATACAAAGGAAATTAGAAATATCTATTAGGTATATCAATAAAGGAAATAGTATCTCCAAATCTATAGAATTATCGAGTATATTTCCCGATATGTTTGTATCCATGATAAAAAATGGTGAGGAAAGCGGAAATATAGAAAGAAGTTTTCAATATATAAATGACTTTTTTGAGAATGAACTAGACATAATGACAGACAGAATTGTCAGATTGGTAGAACCAATAATTACAATAATAATGGGAATTGTTATAGGCGCATTGATAATTGCTATAGTGATGCCTATGTTTGACGCAATAACAGCTATTTAA
- a CDS encoding type II secretion system protein, with amino-acid sequence MKFNKILSISNEEIKTNKRPGFTLVEMIIVVTILGILASVAIVKYGKVESNAKKNIDYTNASNIASAAIIAMSEGIPSSQITVNNLVTKGYLNSEPKPQSIDAEGFVIETNDDGKNITVKAGENIMYPKPETKIDNSVKE; translated from the coding sequence ATGAAATTTAATAAAATTCTTAGCATAAGTAATGAAGAAATAAAGACTAATAAAAGACCTGGATTTACATTGGTTGAAATGATAATAGTTGTAACAATTCTTGGAATTTTGGCAAGTGTTGCAATAGTTAAATACGGGAAAGTAGAATCAAATGCAAAGAAAAATATAGATTATACAAATGCATCTAATATAGCATCAGCAGCTATAATTGCTATGAGTGAGGGGATACCATCAAGTCAGATAACAGTTAATAATTTAGTTACTAAAGGTTATTTGAATAGTGAGCCTAAACCACAAAGTATAGACGCAGAAGGGTTTGTCATAGAAACAAATGATGATGGTAAAAATATTACAGTTAAAGCTGGAGAAAACATAATGTATCCAAAGCCTGAAACAAAGATAGACAATAGTGTTAAAGAATAA
- a CDS encoding SEC-C metal-binding domain-containing protein: protein MKKIVLLNRNDKCYCGSGKKYKNCCMEKDIEIERFARKVKIVEDAQAKYAETYIKILNFSKEERFAEYRKSAEDIFYILNSESVKNKFGKFFNTYFISDCLLEGKSTLTQIYAAENEATDKELRIMNSLINSYVSIYTIEKKENDRAILKDCLLNETVSVDDIKLLKDFSEGDSIIARIVEVNGLRILIDITVKIDEGSKEFMVNDMGGFYENNKEDWPNEKIFLAYNTHIFYKYLQQLLDEEVSSYVRETLNAESKEVENTEVSNEVEDDGSIASIINKLADEDCKEECLAFWKEYEASHDDIKGSEAGWAAAVEYLIKKENAIAATQQQISEKYKISPSTIGKRAKELKA from the coding sequence GTGAAAAAAATAGTGCTATTAAATAGAAATGATAAATGCTACTGTGGAAGTGGAAAAAAATATAAAAATTGTTGTATGGAAAAAGATATAGAAATAGAAAGATTTGCAAGAAAAGTAAAAATAGTAGAGGATGCGCAGGCTAAATATGCTGAAACATACATAAAAATACTAAACTTCTCTAAAGAAGAAAGATTTGCAGAATACAGAAAAAGTGCTGAAGACATATTCTACATACTAAACAGTGAAAGTGTAAAAAATAAATTTGGAAAATTCTTCAACACATACTTCATAAGTGACTGCTTATTAGAAGGAAAAAGTACATTAACACAGATATATGCAGCAGAAAACGAAGCAACTGACAAAGAACTAAGAATAATGAACAGCCTTATAAATTCTTACGTGAGCATATACACAATAGAAAAGAAAGAAAACGACAGAGCTATATTAAAAGACTGTCTACTAAATGAAACAGTATCTGTAGATGATATAAAACTTCTAAAAGACTTCTCAGAAGGTGATAGCATAATAGCTAGAATAGTAGAAGTAAATGGATTAAGAATACTAATAGACATAACTGTAAAAATAGATGAAGGATCTAAAGAATTTATGGTTAATGATATGGGTGGATTCTATGAAAACAACAAAGAAGACTGGCCAAATGAAAAAATATTCTTAGCTTACAATACTCATATATTCTACAAATACCTACAGCAGTTACTAGACGAAGAAGTATCTAGCTATGTAAGAGAAACATTAAATGCTGAATCAAAAGAAGTAGAAAACACAGAAGTATCAAATGAAGTAGAGGATGATGGAAGCATAGCATCAATAATAAATAAACTTGCTGATGAAGACTGTAAAGAAGAATGTTTAGCATTCTGGAAAGAATATGAAGCAAGCCACGATGATATAAAAGGATCTGAAGCAGGATGGGCTGCAGCAGTAGAATACTTAATTAAAAAAGAAAATGCAATAGCAGCAACTCAGCAGCAGATATCTGAAAAATATAAAATAAGCCCAAGTACAATAGGAAAAAGAGCAAAAGAATTAAAAGCTTAG
- a CDS encoding NAD(P)/FAD-dependent oxidoreductase, with translation MLRVSNLKLTIDEEISILKKLVIKKLGIKENELLKYSIYKESIDARKKGNMMFVYTVDVELKNEEKILKRKHKDVVQVKQKSYIGVKSGNIEPKGRIAVIGSGPAGLFASLLLAQNGYCPIMIERGSDVDKRTDDVNNFWKNRIFNKKSNVQFGEGGAGTFSDGKLTTRAKDIRCRKVLEELVNHDAPDEILYSHKPHVGTDILKNVVKNIREDIKHLGGEVRFEAQVTDICIENNKITSITINDSEKIEVEAAILAIGHSARDTYEMLYKRGVTIIQKPFAIGARIEHPQQMINKSQYGEYFNHPRLGAADYRLIEHTSNGRTAYTFCMCPGGSVIASASEENEVVTNGMSEHSRDKENANSALLVNVSPEDFDSDYPLAGVEFQRKYEQLAFKLGGENYNAPAQLVGDFLKDKASTSIGDVNPSYNPGITLTSLDECLPGFVVETMKEGIIKLGRKLEGFDMHDAILTGVETRSSSPIRIVRNEETLEAMNVAGLFPCGEGAGYAGGIVTAAVDGIKCAEKIIEKYKSVK, from the coding sequence ATGCTAAGAGTATCAAACTTAAAGCTTACAATAGATGAAGAGATAAGCATACTAAAAAAATTAGTAATAAAAAAACTAGGCATAAAAGAAAATGAACTATTAAAATACAGCATATACAAAGAGTCAATTGATGCTAGAAAAAAAGGCAATATGATGTTTGTATATACTGTAGACGTAGAATTAAAAAACGAAGAAAAAATATTAAAAAGAAAACATAAAGATGTAGTACAGGTAAAACAGAAGTCATACATAGGTGTTAAGAGCGGAAATATAGAGCCAAAAGGAAGAATTGCGGTAATAGGTAGTGGACCTGCTGGGTTATTTGCATCTTTATTATTAGCTCAGAATGGATACTGCCCTATAATGATTGAAAGAGGATCAGATGTAGATAAAAGAACTGACGATGTAAACAATTTCTGGAAAAATAGAATCTTTAATAAAAAATCAAACGTGCAGTTTGGCGAAGGTGGAGCAGGAACATTCTCAGATGGAAAGCTAACTACAAGAGCTAAGGACATAAGATGTAGAAAAGTTCTTGAAGAGCTTGTAAACCACGATGCTCCAGATGAGATATTATATTCTCACAAGCCACACGTAGGAACAGATATACTAAAAAATGTCGTTAAAAACATAAGAGAAGATATAAAACACCTTGGTGGAGAGGTTAGATTTGAAGCTCAGGTGACAGATATATGCATAGAAAACAATAAAATAACTAGTATAACAATAAATGACAGCGAAAAAATAGAAGTAGAAGCAGCTATACTTGCAATAGGACACAGTGCTAGAGATACTTATGAGATGCTTTACAAAAGAGGAGTTACAATAATTCAGAAACCTTTTGCTATAGGTGCGAGAATAGAACATCCTCAGCAGATGATAAACAAATCTCAGTACGGTGAATATTTCAACCATCCTAGACTTGGAGCTGCGGACTATAGATTAATTGAGCATACATCTAATGGAAGAACAGCTTACACATTCTGTATGTGTCCTGGTGGAAGTGTAATAGCATCTGCATCAGAAGAAAATGAGGTAGTAACAAATGGAATGAGTGAGCACAGTAGGGACAAAGAAAATGCAAACAGTGCACTATTAGTAAACGTATCTCCTGAGGACTTTGACAGCGATTACCCACTAGCAGGTGTTGAATTCCAGAGAAAATACGAACAACTTGCTTTCAAACTAGGTGGAGAAAACTACAATGCACCTGCTCAGCTTGTAGGAGATTTCTTAAAAGACAAAGCTTCTACAAGTATAGGTGATGTCAATCCTTCATATAACCCAGGTATAACTCTAACATCTCTTGACGAATGTCTACCAGGATTTGTAGTTGAAACTATGAAAGAAGGAATTATAAAACTTGGTAGAAAATTAGAAGGATTTGACATGCACGACGCAATACTTACAGGAGTAGAAACAAGATCATCTTCTCCAATAAGAATTGTAAGAAATGAAGAAACTCTTGAAGCTATGAATGTAGCTGGACTTTTCCCATGTGGAGAGGGAGCTGGATATGCTGGAGGAATTGTAACTGCGGCAGTAGATGGAATAAAATGTGCTGAAAAAATAATAGAAAAATACAAAAGTGTAAAATAA